In the Pithys albifrons albifrons isolate INPA30051 chromosome 3, PitAlb_v1, whole genome shotgun sequence genome, one interval contains:
- the MCM2 gene encoding DNA replication licensing factor MCM2, whose amino-acid sequence MADSSESQAALTSPVRSSRRGDALTSSPGRDLPPFEDESEGLLGTGGLPDEDEEEGEELIGEGMERDYRPIPELDVYEAEGLALDDEDVEELTASQREAAERVMRQRDRELEQGMGRMRRGLLYDSDDEDEDRPSRKRRLAERAAEGAEEEDEDMIESIENLEDMKGHSVREWVSMAAPRLEIYHRFKNFLKTHVDDHGHNVFKERISDMCKENRESLVVNYEDLAAQEHVLAYFLPEAPAEMLKIFDEAAKEVVLAMYPKYDRIAQEIHVRISHLPLVEELRSLRQLHLNQLIRTSGVVTSCTGVLPQLSMVKYNCSKCSFILGPFFQSQNQEVKPGSCPECQSLGPFEINMEETVYQNYQRIKIQESPGKVAAGRLPRSKDAILLADLVDSCKPGDEIELTGIYHNNYDGSLNTANGFPVFATVILANHIAKKDNKLAVGELTDEDVKVIVGLSKDEQIGEKIFASIAPSIYGHEDIKRGLALALFGGEPKNPGGKHKVRGDINVLLCGDPGTAKSQFLKYVEKASSRAIFTTGQGASAVGLTAYVQRHPVSKEWTLEAGALVLADRGVCLIDEFDKMNDQDRTSIHEAMEQQSISISKAGIVTSLQARCTIIAAANPIGGRYDPSLTFSENVDLTEPIISRFDILCVVRDTVDPVQDEMLARFVVGSHVKHHPGNKESVNEDADEVILPNTYGVEPIPQEILRKYIIYAKEKVHPKLNQMDQDKVARMYSDLRKESMATGSIPITVRHIESMIRMAEAHARMHLRDYVVEDDVNMAIRVMLESFIDTQKFSVMRSMRKTFSHYLSFKRDNNELLLFILKQLVAEQVMYQRNRYGAQQDTIEVLEKDLVDKARQINIHNLSAFFDSEVFKMNRFSRDVKRKLIVQQF is encoded by the exons ATGGCG GACTCCTCCGAGTCGCAGGCTGCGCTCACCAGCCCCGTGCGGAGCTCCCGCCGCGGAGATGCGCTCACGTCCAGCCCCGGCCGCGACCTCCCCCCCTTCGAGGATGAGTCCGAAGGGCTGCTGGGTACCGGAGGGCTCCCCGATGAGGACgaggaagaaggggaagagCTCATCGGGGAAGGAATGGAAAG GGACTATCGCCCCATCCCCGAGCTGGATGTCTACGAAGCAGAGGGCCTGGCCTTGGATGATGAGGACGTGGAGGAGCTGACTGCCAGCCAGCGGGAAGCTGCAGAGCGAGTGATGAGGCAGCGGGACCGGGAGCTGGAGCAAGGAATGGGCCGCATGAGGAGGGGTCTGCTCTATG ACAGTGATGATGAGGATGAAGACCGACCTTCACGGAAGCGGCGGCTGGCAGAACGGGCTGCGGAAGGCGcggaagaggaagatgaagacaTGATTGAGAGCATTGAGAACCTGGAAGACATGAAAGGACATTCAGTCAGGGAGTGGGTTTCCATGGCAGCTCCTCGGCTTGAGATCTACCACCGCTTCAAGAACTTCCTGAAGACTCATGTGGATGACCATGGGCACAATGTCTTCAAAGAGAGGATCAGTGATATGTGCAAAG AGAACAGAGAGAGTCTGGTGGTAAACTATGAGGATCTGGCAGCCCAGGAACATGTCCTTGCGTACTTTCTGCCTGAGGCCccagcagaaatgctgaagaTCTTTGATGAAGCAGCCAAGGAAGTGGTATTGGCCATGTACCCCAAATATGACCGCATTGCTCAGGAGATCCATGTCCGCATCTCCCACCTCCCTCTGGTGGAGGAGCTGCGGTCGCTCAG GCAACTGCACTTGAATCAGTTGATCCGGACCAGTGGAGTGGTGACAAGTTGCACAGGGGTCCTACCTCAGCTCAGCATGGTCAAATACAACTGCAGCAAGTGCAGCTTCATCCTAGGACCGTTTTTCCAGTCCCAGAACCAGGAAGTGAAACCTGGTTCCTGTCCAGAGTGTCAGTCTCTTGGCCCCTTTGAAATCAACATGGAAGAG ACAGTCTATCAAAACTACCAGCGCATCAAGATCCAGGAGAGCCCTGGGAAGGTGGCGGCTGGCAGGCTGCCCCGCTCCAAGGATGCCATTCTCCTTGCTGATCTGGTGGACAGTTGCAAGCCAGGGGATGAGATT gagCTCACAGGGATCTACCACAACAACTATGATGGCTCCTTGAACACTGCCAATGGCTTTCCGGTGTTCGCGACTGTGATCCTGGCCAACCACATTGCCAAGAAGGACAACAAGCTGGCTGTTGGGGAACTGACTGATGAAGATGTGAAAGTGATTGTGGGTCTCTCCAAGGATGAGCAAATTGGCGAGAAG atttttGCCAGCATTGCCCCATCTATTTATGGGCATGAAGATATCAAGAGGGGCTTGGCTTTGGCTCTCTTCGGTGGAGAGCCCAAAAACCCAG GTGGCAAACATAAAGTACGTGGTGACATCAACGTGCTTCTGTGTGGAGACCCTGGTACTGCAAAATCACAGTTTCTTAAATACGTGGAGAAAGCATCAAGCAGAGCAATTTTCACCACTGGCCAGGGTGCTTCTGCTGTGGGCCTCACAGCCTATGTCCAGCGGCACCCAGTCAGCAAGGAGTGGACTTTGGAGGCAGGAGCCCTCGTGCTGGCTGACAGAGGGGTCTGCCTCATTGATGAATTCGACAAG ATGAATGATCAGGATCGGACCAGCATCCACGAAGCCATGGAACAGCAAAGCATTTCCATCTCCAAAGCAGGCATTGTCACATCCTTGCAAGCTCGCTGCACCATTATTGCTGCTGCCAATCCCATAG GTGGGCGATATGACCCATCATTAACGTTCTCAGAGAATGTCGATCTGACAGAGCCCATCATCTCTCGGTTCGATATCCTGTGCGTGGTGAGAGACACAGTGGACCCTGTGCAG GATGAAATGCTTGCCCGGTTTGTTGTTGGCAGCCATGTCAAGCACCACCCAGGAAACAAGGAGTCAGTGAATGAGGACGCTGATGAGGTCATTCTTCCCAACACGTACGGGGTTGAACCCATTCCTCAAGAGATCCTGAGAAAGTACATCATCTATGCCAAAGAGAAAGTCCACCCCAAACTCAACCAGATGGACCAGGACAAGGTGGCCAGGATGTACAGTGATCTCAGGAAGGAGTCTATG GCGACGGGCAGCATCCCCATCACAGTGCGGCACATCGAGTCCATGATCCGCATGGCCGAGGCTCATGCCCGCATGCACCTGCGGGACTATGTGGTGGAGGACGATGTCAACATGGCCATCAGGGTGATGCTGGAGAGCTTCATCGACACGCAGAAGTTCAGTGTCATGCGGAGCATGCGCAAG ACATTCTCCCACTACCTTTCATTCAAGCGAGACAACaatgagctgctgctgttcatcCTGAAACAGCTGGTTGCAGAGCAGGTGATGTACCAGAGAAACCGCTATGGAGCCCAGCAAGACACAATAGAAGTCCTAGAGAAGGACCTGGTGGACAAG gcTCGTCAGATCAACATCCACAACCTCTCAGCCTTCTTTGACAGTGAAGTGTTCAAGATGAACAGGTTCAGCCGGGATGTGAAGCGGAAGCTGATTGTCCAGCAGTTCTGA